From Rhodobium gokarnense:
GGTGGCCATGTCGACCGGGCTGGTGTAGCCGAAGGCATAGGCGGTCATGGCGCCGATGATCGTCGAAAGGATCATCGAGATGACCAGAGCCAGGGCACCCGGAAGGCCGGCCTTCTTCAGTTCTTCCATCTTCACGCCGAACGCCGTGCTGACGATGGCGAAGTCACGCAGCATGCTGCCGCCCATCAGGCCGATGCCCGCGAACAGCGGAACGTCGGAGATGCCGTGCTTCTCACCGGTGACCGTGCCACCGATATAGGCCAGCACCAGACCGCAGACGATGGCGATTGCCGAACCGTGGATGCGGTTGTTGGTCAGCCTGGCGACCTTGTAGGACGCCCACATGATGATGCCGACGACGACGAAGGCCGTGATCAGCGGATATTTGGTCAGTGCTGTAGAGAGGATGTCCAACATCTTACTTCGCTCCCTTGGGCGCTTTGGCCTCAGCCGGGTTGTCGTCATCTTCCAGGGTCGACTTCGGGCTCAGCGCCGTAATCGGGCGGATGAGCAGGAAGCCCGCGAAAACCGCGCCGAGACCGGCGATGAACGCCAGCGCGCCGGCGTTGACGGCCGCAACGACGTTCTGCCGGGCCGCCATGGCCACGACGATCGGGATGTACATCGCGCTCCAGAACAGGATGCCGTCCTGGGCCAGCTTGGAGAGCTGGTCCTTGTCCATCAGCTTGCGGGAGATAATGACGAGCAGCACCATCGCGATGCCGACACCGCCGACATTGGCGTTGATACCGACCAGATGGCCGAGCAGATAGCCCAGGAAAGTACCCACAATCATGCAGCCGCCCATGAGGGCCACACCATAGATCACCATTTCACTTCCTCCTTCCTTGGGAAGAGTGGAGGAGCCGGAGAATTCCGCTCCTCCTCTTTTGTCGATCCTATTCGATGGTCATGATCACGCCGCCGGGCTTCAGGCGGTCGCCGGGCTTGGCGGCGATCGACTTGACGGTTCCGTCAACCGGAGACGGCGTGTTGTTCTTCATCTTCATCGCCTCGACGACGGCCAGGTTCTGGCCCTTCGTCACGGTCGCGCCTTCCTCGACTTCGAGGGAGACAACGACCGACGGCATTTTGACTTTCACATCCATTGAGTGACTCCTTTTGTTGCTAAGCTGGATGTTGTTTCTGTGAAAGAGACTTCTGAAAAGGTCTCATCAGAAAATTTATTACGGTCAATAAGTTCCACTCCTGAAATGGACTTCGCCAGGAGAACTTCTGCATCCGACATATACTCGGAAAGCTTGACGCCGCAGCGTCCTTGCATATCGATTTCGGCGTCGATGGCCGTTCCGGTCCGGACCTTGAGATCGCAGATCTCCTGCCAGAACCACTGAAGCTGCTGGGCCGTCCCGGCCTGCACCAGGACGTCGAGGTCGGAGTCCGGCCGGACATAGTCGAGACCGGTGACGACCTGCATGGCGGCCGAGCCGATGAGGCCGAGCGTGATGCCGGCGGCCGCGGCGACCTTGCGCAAGTCGATGAGCACCGGATGGACGACGCGGGGGCTGGCGCCGGCGCGCTCCATGACTTCGTAGGGCGTGACGTAGCTCTCGATCTGGTCCGCGCACACCGGGACGGCCGAGCGCACGCGCTCCTCGCCGATGCGGAACGGGAAGGAGAACCCGATCTGGCCGCCGTCCTCGGGGCAGGCCTGTGTCGGCCGGCAGACGATGCCGGGGATGGCGTCGGCCAGGAACGCCTGCTTGACCCGGTGCGCGATCGCGGGGCCGCGCATCGGCTCCGGCAGGCCGGCAACCATCGCCGTGACCAGCTCCTTGCGGGCCGCTGCGGTCGGATAGGCAAGAACGTGGCGACGGTCGAGCATCTCTATCGCCTCTTGATCCAGGTCGGGTCGGTCTTGGCCGAGCGCTGCACCTCGACCTGCGCCTGCACGAGGACGTCGAACAGGCGGGTCGATTGCGGGCCTTCGATGACGATGGGCGGAACGACGTCCGCATTGGGATCGACGATCCCCGGGACGAGTTCCAGGCGGGTCGCCGGTGCGCCGGTCTGAAGCTGCGGCGAGACCTTCACGACGCGGCTCTTGGTGCGCAGGATCGTGCGCGAGGCCTTGTCGACGGTCGAGCCGGTGCTCATCGGCGTCGCCGTGACGAAGACCTCGTATTCCGGATGGGTCCGCTCGCGGCGATAGGTGATGATGTGGCCGTCGCGGTTGCAGACATGGCCCGACGGCGAGACGACGAAGCTGTCGCCCATCGGCAGGCCGCCGACGACCAGTTCCTGGTAGGGCTCGCCGAGCGGCGACGGCACCATGGTGATGTCGTCGCGCAGAGGCACGCCATCCAGCGTCAGCCAGCCGAATTCCTGGCAGCCGTAAAGGTCGTGCACCTTGTAGCCGAAGGCGTCGGCGATCGGCAGCAGTTCCTCGTCGAGCGGGGTGCCGGCGACGAGGAGCACGCAGTAGCGCGGCATTTCTTCCTTCAGCCCCAGCGACACGGCCTGCTCCAGGCTGGCGCGCAGGAACGAGGATTCGCCGAGGATGATGTCCGGATTGCGGTTGCAGGCGGCGATGATCAGCGCATCGCGGCTGGACCGCTCCAGGAAGGTCCATTCGACCTCCGAGGCGGTCAGCGCCTGGGCCGAGAAGACATTGACGAGGGGAGGATAAGTGACAAGCATCCGCGTCCCCCCCTCGCAATCGAGCCGTTTGAAGACGGCACGGGTGACGTCGGCGCGCCCGGGAAGTTCCGCGTGGGTGACGCCGACGATGTTCTGGAAAGCCGAAGAGCCGGTGGTGAAGGTCAGATAGGCAAGGTTGAAGGGCGTGTGGATCTCTTCGATGACATGCGCCGCCGTCGGGCCGGCGATGCCCTTGTCGCCGAGGGAACGCCTCGGCATTTCGGCAAGGGTCGGCATGCCGGTGAAAAGGTCCTGCGCGTCTTCAAGGGCTTTCAATGCATCTGACATTTCAACTCTCCCTTCGGCTTTCCTCGTTCGGGCAGCGCCGGGGTTAGCGGGCGGGGGCGTATTTGTCGGCGACCGCCTCGAACTCCTTGTTCATCACGTCCATCACCTTCGGCCGGAGCGCGCGGCCGCCGCGTTCGGCACCGAGGGCACCGCGGCCCCACGGGCCGAGCGTGTCCTGCTTGCCTTCCGCCTTGGCTTTGCGGATGGACGCGATGTGCTCGATGATGGCCGGCCGCATGCCTTCCACCTTGTCGACCAGCGTCTCGACGCCGCCGAGGGTGTGGAAGAAGCGCGGGCCCGATGCGAACACCGGGTTGTCCTTGGACAGCTCTTCCAGGACTTCCAGGTCCTTGCGGATGATGCGCGAGACCGAGGTCAGCGGCATCACGTGGATGATGGTGCCGAAATTGGCATCGAGCGACAGGATATTGTCGGCCTGCAGGCCGTGGCACAGGAAGGCGCCGGAGACCGCCCGGCCGATTACCATGGCGACGATCGGATGGCCGGCGAGCCGGGCCTCGGCGAGCGCCAGCTGGTAGGCGCCCGTCGACTTGTTCATGCCGAAGATTTCCTCGACCTTGCCGGGGCCGTTGCCCGGGGTGTCGACGATGAGGACCAGGGCCCGCTTTTCGTCCAGCGGCTTGTCCTTGTCGGCTTCCATCGAGGCATAGACGGACTGGGCCATCTTGTAGCCCTCCTCCATGCCGATGACGCCGGCATAGACGACCGGGAACCGTTCGTTGAACGACATGCCGTCGCTGGCGATGATGGTGACTTCCTTGCCGTCGAGCTTGGCCGTGCCGACCGCGGCGCCGGGGCCGTAGTCGTCATCGGCGATGGTCTTGCCACCGACGGTGTTTTCTTCAAAGGTGCCCGGATCGACGATCATCTCGATCGCCTCCCGGCCCTTGCCCATCATGGTTTCTTGCGCTTCCATGACTGTCTCCTGAAATTGACTTGTTGAACGTGCCTAGACCTGAAGGCGCTTGACCTGGCCGAGGAAGGCCGCCAGCGGCATGTCGGTCAGCGAGGCCGGGTTGTCGTTGCCGGCCTTGGCCCAAACGTCGCGGGCGTCCTGCGGATGCATTTCTGCGGCAAGAGCGACGCCGCGGATCTGCCGTTCAACGGTTTCGGGCGAGCCGACCCGGCGCATCTCTTCAAAGTCCGCGACCGGCAGCGGGGCGAGGTCGGCGACCTTCTCGCGGAACGCCGCGATGGTGTCGGCGACCAGGAAGTTGGCGTCCCCGATGATGTATTTGTGCCGTCCGCCGGTGGTGCGGAAGACGAGGGCGCGGTCGGAGCTGTCGAACTCCTCCTTGCCCATCTCCTGCTCGATGACTTCCGGACCGGTGAGGCCGAGGCGACCGAACTCGCTCATGATGATGACGTCCGTCGCCGCGGCGACGAAGCCCATGCCGCCGAAGCAGCCGACCTTGGAGCCGATGAGGGAGATCACCGGAACCTTGCCGCGGGCCTTCTGGAACAGGTCCATGACCTCGGCGTGGGCGAGCAGGCCGGCATTGGATTCGTGCAGCCGCACGCCGCCGGTCTCGAACGAGATCACCACGATCGGCTTTTCCTCGTCGGAAAGGTCCGGATAGTCGGCGACCAGCTTGTCGTGGAAGTCGATGGCCAGCTTGATGGTGTTGGCCATCTTGGCGCCGCTGACCTCGCCGATCGAGCCGCCGATGAAGCGACCTTCCTGGGAGACCACGAAGACCGGGGTCTTGCCGATCTTGCCGACGCCGCAGACGATGCCGTCGTCGAATTCCACGGCATCGCCGAGCAGCACCAGGTGCGGGCTCGACAGCCGGTCGAACGGGCCGGCCAGCTCGGTGAACGTGCCGTCGTCTACGATGCCGAGGGCGCGCTCGCGCGCATTCGACTCGAGGAAGCTGTGCTCCTGCAGATCATTCCATTTGGACATGATGAACCTCCTTAGTCCGTCGTTGCCTGGCTAAAGGCCTGACGCAGGCGCAGAAGCACGACGGCCGGCGTAGCGTTGTTGTCGTTGATCTCGATCCGGGTGTCGGAAAGGGCCGTCTCGCTGACGAATTTTTCCAGGACCCGCTTCCACAGATCGTCGAAGCCGGTGACCGGGGTGACGATGCGTACCGAGACGCCGCCTTCCAGGTCCTTCGGTTCCATCAACACTTCCATGTCGCTCGACCCGACGACGCCGGTATGGGTCGGCACGTCGATCTTCATGGTTCCGGTGTTGAGCTTGATGTCGAATTCAACTGTGTGAAGTGCCATGACCTCAGATCTCCATTACCAGTTGCGGAAGCGCGAGGGCGGGTTGTAGAGACCGTTCGACCAGGTCACGAGGTCCTTCACGCTCTTGGCGGCGAGCATCGCGCGGGTGGCCCGCGACGGGTCGACGCCGAGGTCGTCCGGGGTCTTGACGATGTTGGCTTCGCGCAGCCGCTTCGTTTCTTCCGGCTTGGCCTGCAAGCCGATGTCGGTGTAGCCGGCAACCGCGCGGATGGCCGCCATGCGGCTGTCCAGATCCGGGCACCGGTTGAGGTAGGCGATGCCTTCCTCGGTGACGATGTGGGTGAGGTCGTCGCCGTAGATCATCACCGGCGGCAGGTCGAGATTGGCGTTCTCGGCCAGCTTCCAGGCGTCGAGCTTGTCGACGAACACCGGCTGGCGTCCCTCGCCGAAGGTCTCGACGCCCTGCACCACCAGGCGCTTGCCGCGCGGCATGGTGCCGAGCTGCTGGTCGAGGCTCGGCAGTTCCTGGCCGCACTTCAGCCAGGCACCGGTCGAGTGACGCCGGCCCTTGGCATCGCAGCCCATGTTCGGGGCACCGCCGAAGCCGGCGACGCGGCTGGCGGTCGCGGTCGACGAGTTGCCGTATTTGTCGATCTGCAGCGTGCCGCCGATGAACATGTCGAGGGCGTAGTGGCCGGCGGTCTGGGCGAAGGCGCGGTTGGAGCGCAGCGTGCCGTCCGGGCCGATGAAGAAGACGTCCGGGCGCGAGGCCACATACTCTTCCATGCCCAATTCACCGCCGAAGCAGTGGATGGTGTCGACCCAGTCCGTCTCGATCGCCGGGATCATCGTCGGATGCGGGTTGAGGATCATGTGGGTGCAGACCTTGCCCTTCAGCCCCAGCTCCTCGCCATAGGTCGGCAGCAGCAGCTCGATCGCCGAGGTCAGGAAGCCGATGCCGTGGTTCATGCTGGTGACGCCGTACTCGGCGTAGATGCCCTTCAGGCACAGCATGGCCAGCAGGATCTGGTTGTCGGTGATGAGGCCCGGGTCGCGGGTGAACAGCGGTTCCACGAAGAACGGCTTGGGAGACTGGATGACCGCGTCGACCCAGTCGCCGGGGATATCGACCCGCGGCAGTTCGTCGACGATCTCGTTGACCTGGGCAACGACGATGCCCTGGCGGAACTTGGTCGCCTCGACGATGGTCGGCGTGTCTTCGGTGTTGAAGCCGGTGTAGAGGTTGCCGTTGCGGTCGGCCTTGAAGGCGCAGATCAGCGAGACCCGCGGCGTCAGGTCGAGGAAGTAGCGGCCGAACAGCTCCAGATAGGTGTGGATGGCGCCGAGCTGCAGCTTGCCTTCGGATATGAACTTCGCGACACGGCCGGCCTGCGGGCCGCCGAAGGCGAAGTCGAGCTTCTTGGCGATGCCGTTCTCGAACAGGTCGAGATGGGATGCCAGCGGCACCGCCGACTGGACCATGTGCAGGTCGTGGATCTTCGAGCGGTCGACCTTGTTGAGGCTCTCCGCCAGGAAGTCCGCCTGCTTCTGGTTGTTGCCTTCGATGTTGACGATATCGCCAGCGCGGATCACAGCTTCCAGCAGCGCTACCGTATTTTCTGAGCTGACTTCCTTGCCGGCCCCGAATAGCGGGGCGGCTGCTTCCAGCCGCGCTGCCGTATCCGCGGCGCGCTGGTTCCGTTTTTTGCGGGTTTCATCGTTGGACATTTGCGCCATTTACCTCCTAAAGAACGGGGTGTTCTTTACTTTCAGTTTCGCGTCTTCTCGGAAGCGACCGATGAAGAACACGTCTCGCCAAAAATGTAGTTGTGAATGCTTCCCTCTTCGGTGCGAATGCTAAGGCTGCCGTCATCGCCGAGCGCGATCGCCGTGCCCGAGCGCCGCTCCTGCGGCGTCGTCACGATGATCGGGCGCCCGAGCGTGCACGAGCGGCGGATCCAGTCCCGCCGGATCGGCTGGAACCCATCGCGCTCCCACTGAGCGAGACGGTGCTCGAGCCGATCCAGCAGAAGACCGAGGACTGTCTGACGGTCGACGGCGCGCTTCGCTTCGGCCTCGATGGAGGTCGCGATGGAGCGCAGGCCGTCGGGAAATTGGTCCGGCGTCTGGCTGACATTGATGCCGATGCCGGCGATGATGTGGTCGACGTCGCCGTCCGGCGTCGTCACGAGTTCGCAGAGAATGCCGCAGAGCTTGCGTTCGCCGACCATGATGTCGTTCGGCCATTTGATCTCGGCGGCAACGCCGGACGCCGCTTCGATGGCGTCGGCAACGGCGACCGCGATCACCAGAGTTGCCTGCGACATGCATTCGATAGAGATCCGGGGCCGCAACAGGACCGACAGGCTGAGGCCGGTTCCGGGAGCCGAGTACCAGACCCGCTCCTCCTTGCCGCGGCCGGCCGTCTGGTGGTCGGCGACGACCACCGTTCCGGCCTCCGCCCGCCTCCCGGCCAGGTTGGCCAGGAGGCGGTTCGTGGAGTCGACCTCCGGCAGGTAGAAGACCACGCGACCGATCCGACCGTCCTGCCGTTCGAGCCTAGAGAGGCGGGGGAGGGAGCGACGGCATTCGGGCACAGGATGGGAGGAAGACATCGGTGCTGGCCTTCTACCTGGGGAGCTCTACTGCACGAGGCCGATCGTCGAGGCGAAGACGCCGACGGCGATCGCGGAGACGATGACGCCACAGATCGAGGCGCCCATCGCGAGCGGCATGATCATCGCGTAGGGGCTGGCGGCGAACGCCTCGCGCTGCGCGATCTTGGCGGTGGAGGGCATGCAGGAGACGCCCGCAATGCCGATCACCGGGTTGTAGTTGCCCTTCGACAGCCACCACACCAGCCAGCCGCCGCCGATGCCGCCGAGGGCGGACACGGCAAGCGCCGTGATGCCGAGGACGACGAGGAGACCGACGCGCGGGTCGAGCAGGGTGCCGGCTTCGCACAGGACGCCGAGGACCAGGCCCAGGAACAGGGTCGAGCCGTAGGTGATGGTGTGCTCAAGCAGCTTCTGGTAGGGCTCGATCTCCGCTTCCTTGATGGCGACGCCGAGGAAGAAGGACAGGATCAGCGGGGTCGCGACCGGCAGCAGCAGGCACAGCAGGCCAGCGGCGACGCAGGTGAAGATGAACTTGGCCTTCAGCGACACGTCCGGGAAGTCGAAGTCGACCTCGATCCCGCGATATTCTTCCTTGATCAGCCAGCGCACGATGTACGGATAGCCGGCATAGGTCAGCGACAGGTAGAGATAGGCGATGATCGAGATCGGGACGAACAGCTCCTTGGCCATGATCAGCGAGCCGAACAGGACCATCGGGCCGTCGGCGCCGCCGATCGTGCCGACGGCGGCCGCCTGCGACGGGGTCAGGCCCATATAGTAGCCGATGACCAGCGTCACGAAGGTGCCGAGCTCCGCGCACACCGCCACGGTGATCGAGGCCCAGGGCCGTGCCAGGATGAACGAGATGTCCGCCATCGTGCCGATGCCCATGAACAACAGGCACGCGACCAGCGAGTTGACGAAGGTGAAGTTGTAGATCGGCTGCAGGAAGTTGATCTGCATGATGTCGATCAGCGCGTTCGGCTCCGAGACCATCGGCGCGATCACGAGGGTGCCGATCTTGCCGGCTTCCAGCACCATGACGCCGGCGTTCACCGCCATCATGCCGAGGCCCATGGGGACCATGATCAGCGGTTCGAGCGTGCGCTTGAAGCCGAGATAGGCAAGGCAGAAGCCGAGGCCGATGAAGGCGATGCGGGCGATCGCGATGACCGGATCCTGGATGAAGAGGGTCCCGATGCCGGGAAAGATACTGAAGAGTTGCTCAAACATCTTGGTTCATCCCGTCATGCATCGGAAGGTGTGGAGAGGAATTTGGAAATTCCGACGATGACCGCGATAACAAGAAACGCGATCGCTGCAGTAATCAGATACGCTAACCCTGCGTAGACTATGATGTTCATGTCGACCTCAAAGGGCTGGAGCGCCGTCGGGCGTGTGGACGACGGCTATCGGTGACGGCAGATGCCCGCCGAGGAGGGCATCGACGCCGACGGTGATGGCCAGCAGATCGGCTGATCCGCCGGGACTGATGTTGCGGGCGATGCATTCGGCATCGAGCGCGGCGATGGCGGCCATGCCCTCGTCACTCATCGCCCCGCCGAGATCGAGGATGCGGCGTGCCGCCTCCCGGACGAAGTCGAGTGCCGAGAGGCCACCGCGCCACAGGACGGTGGTGTCTTCGGTCGTCGACATCAGCGAAATCAATGTGTGGAGGAGCAGGGTCGGCAGGGATGCGGCCCGTTCCCGGGCCGATCGCAGCGCCGGAAGGCCGGCGGCGCGGACAGTTGGAAAGCCCGCTTCGACCTCTCCGCGGATGCCGAGGACACCGTACCGGCGAAAGAGTTTCTCGCCGGCCGTCTTGGGGTCCTCATCGCCCAGCGTTCCGAGTTCGCGTTGGCAAAGCCCTTGGGTCATGGATGCCGTCAGGTCGAACAGCTCGTCCGCGTCGGCAAGTGGCCGATCGCGCATCACCAGTCCCGCGACACCCGACAGGATGCCGGCCGAGAACAGCAGTCCACGCTGGGTATTGATCCCGTTCGTCGCCGCCAGGAGACGCCGCTCGTAGCGTGACCCGATCCCGCGGATGACGGGAAGCAGCGCCTGTTCGGCACCGAAATGGGCCAGCCCGGCTTGCGCGCACTGATAGAGGCAGGGCGCGATCGCCGCCGACGAGACCATGAAGGTCTGCAGGTTCATGTCCCGATGGGCGCCGTTGGAACGCGGCGTCACGAGACCCGGCTTGGGATGCGTGGAGAGTTCGAGGAGAGTTCCGGTGAGAAACGCGCTACCGATGAACCAGGCGGCCGATTCCGGCCAAACATCAGGGGTCTGGTCCAGACCGATATGCCGTACAGCGTGATTCATGGGTTGATGCCCGAACCATTGATGGCGGAACGCTGCGGTCGCAGCGTCGCGCCACGGCGGAGCTTCCAGTCGGTCGTGCGCAAAGGCACGGGCCGGTCGGAAAGACCGTCATGGGTTCACCAGCACGAAAGCACTGAATCACGTGGTGTCGAAGGTTGTAGGACCACGTCGTCAGGAGGATCCGACGACTATCGTCCCTCACTAGATCACACGCCCTGCAAGCAGAGCTAGGTATCGCTGCGGTGGCATTTCCGAGGCGGTCAACCCCGTAGCGATGCGACATTAGTAGTACAGACTTTGGCCGCAGTCCAGCCCGGACATTGCGATGCGTCAATCCACCCCAGAGGCACCCGTCTAATCCTTAGATTCCAATCACTTGAACCGATATATGCATACTTCATAAATAACGAAGGAAAATGAAACCGATTGCATCGGCGGGTTTCCGCCAAACCCTTTTCAAGGCCAAAAACGGGCCTGGGTCTTGGTCGTCACCAGGGGCCGGCGAGGCCCCCGTTTCGGGCGTGAATTTCCGGCGGGATATCAACGGATTCCAGGCCGCATCGGACGGTGTCCGGCGGCCCGGCGCGTGCAGTGCAGCACCGACCTAGAGATGCATGACCCCGAAGCCCATCCGCTCGTGGTTGGTTTCCGGATGGAAGGCCGACTCGCCATGCGCCGCAATCGCGATCCAGCGGCCGTCGCTGACCATGGCAATCTTGAGCTTCATGCTGGATTCCGCCGCCACATGGGAACTGACGCCGTTGAGGCATTCCAGGCCGGCGTGGATGACGCCGTGGATCTCGTTGGAGCGATGCCGGATGACCTTGCTCTGCAGGGCGCAGGCGACCAGCGACTTGATGAAGCTCTTGACGACGTCTGTCCGAATCCCGCTGACGAACGTGACGCCGATCCTGAGGTGGGTGTTTTGGTATATGTAATCCTTGAATAGATCTTCTTCTTCACGACTGCTGATTGCAGCCATGATCGCAACTTTACCGATGCGGTCAGGGTTGATATCCATTTTTCATGTTCTTTCCTGGTACCCTCCCTCGCCTTTGTCTTGGTTTTTGTTATGTCTGTCCCCCAAAGGCGGCGCACAAAATAGTCCGAGCCTCAGCCATTAACAAGCCAATGGTTCAACTTTTATCTAGGGTACCGGCACCGCACGCGACAGACGTGAACTCCGGCCGGCCGCCGGGGCCGACGCCTTCGTCGCGACCGCTGAATCGCCGGAAAGTTTCTAGCCGGTTGTTTTGACGCGTCTTCTCACCCGAGCCGCACCGCCGCGACGGCGAAAGCGGAATGCCGCTTTTCGCCGCCGCCGGTTTTCGGTTCGCGGATACGGCCTCGCCGTCGCCGGGGTGTGCGGTCAGCCCACCTTGTAGGCTTCCACGGCCGTCTTCAGCCGCGCCGCGACGCCGCCGAGGTCCTCGGCCGCCGTCTTGACGGAGCGGGCCCCGCCGAGGCTGGCGGTCGCTTCGCTCTGCAGGAGCCGGGCATGTTCCGTGGACCGTTCCGCGCTGTCGGAGACGTCATGGGCGAATTCGGCGATGCGCCCGACATTGGCGACGATGCCCTCGACGCCGCCGAGCACGGCATTGACCTGTCCGGTCACATCCGCGGTGCGCCGCGCCGCTTCGCCGGCCTCGTCCACATGGGACCGTGCCGCATCGGCGATCGTGCCCATGGTTGCGTTCATCACCTCGATGATCTCGCGCACCTCGTCGATAGAGAGCCGCGCCCGGTCGGAGCCGGACCGCATCGTCTCGACGCGCGAGCGGATCTCCTCCGTCGCCGTCTGGGTCTGGTGGGCGAGCGCCTTGACCTCGCTGGCGACGATGGCAAAGCCGCGGCCCGCCTCCCCGGCCCGCGCGGCCTCGATGGTGGCGTTGAGGGCAAGGAGGTTGGTCTGCGAGGACACGGCATCGATCAGCGAGACCATCTCCTCGATCTGGCTCGACATTTCGACGAGGCTGTTCATGGTCGTCTGGGCGCTGTCGGCGAGGCTGTTGGCCTTGGCCGCCACCTCGCGCGCCTCGCCGGCCGAGCCGGAAATTTCCCGCACCGACCCGGCAAGGGCACCGATGGTGTCCGCCACGGCCCTTATGTCGTCCGACATCGCCCGCGTCGCGCTGGCGACCCGGCCGGACTCCACCCGCATCTCCTCGGTGATCGCCACCACATTGGTGGTGCGGCCGGCGAGCGCCGTCGACTGGTCCGACATCGAGGTGGTGCCGTCGGTGACCTTTTCCGCGCCGTCGACGAAGCCGTGCGAGACCCCGGCGAGTGACCGGGAGGTCTCCGTCACGGCGTTCGCCTGGCGGGAAATGTCGGCGACCAGCACCTGGATCTCGTCGAGGAACGGATTGAGGATCTGGGCGATCTCGGCCGTCTCGTCGCCGGTCGTGTCGTCGAGCCGATGGGTCAGGTCGCGGTCGACCCGGGTCATCTTGTGGAGCACTTCCTGCAGCGCGCCGGTGCCGAGGCTGGCGCCGTGCTCGGCCGCGTTGAGGCCCTGGATTTCCTCCTCCGCGGAGACCCTGAGGCCCATCGTCATGTCGACGGCCTTGAACACCAGGAAGGCGAAGGTGAAGGACCAGGCGAAACAGGCGGCAATGCCTTCGAGCTGCACCAGGATCTGCGCCATCCGCCCGCCCGGAACGAGATAGGCGTCGAGCGCAAAGACGGCGGCGAACAGCGTACCGAGCGCGCCGCCA
This genomic window contains:
- a CDS encoding biotin--[acetyl-CoA-carboxylase] ligase; the protein is MVFYLPEVDSTNRLLANLAGRRAEAGTVVVADHQTAGRGKEERVWYSAPGTGLSLSVLLRPRISIECMSQATLVIAVAVADAIEAASGVAAEIKWPNDIMVGERKLCGILCELVTTPDGDVDHIIAGIGINVSQTPDQFPDGLRSIATSIEAEAKRAVDRQTVLGLLLDRLEHRLAQWERDGFQPIRRDWIRRSCTLGRPIIVTTPQERRSGTAIALGDDGSLSIRTEEGSIHNYIFGETCSSSVASEKTRN
- the madB gene encoding Na+-transporting malonate decarboxylase, carboxybiotin decarboxylase subunit, producing MFEQLFSIFPGIGTLFIQDPVIAIARIAFIGLGFCLAYLGFKRTLEPLIMVPMGLGMMAVNAGVMVLEAGKIGTLVIAPMVSEPNALIDIMQINFLQPIYNFTFVNSLVACLLFMGIGTMADISFILARPWASITVAVCAELGTFVTLVIGYYMGLTPSQAAAVGTIGGADGPMVLFGSLIMAKELFVPISIIAYLYLSLTYAGYPYIVRWLIKEEYRGIEVDFDFPDVSLKAKFIFTCVAAGLLCLLLPVATPLILSFFLGVAIKEAEIEPYQKLLEHTITYGSTLFLGLVLGVLCEAGTLLDPRVGLLVVLGITALAVSALGGIGGGWLVWWLSKGNYNPVIGIAGVSCMPSTAKIAQREAFAASPYAMIMPLAMGASICGVIVSAIAVGVFASTIGLVQ
- the mdcB gene encoding triphosphoribosyl-dephospho-CoA synthase MdcB, whose translation is MNHAVRHIGLDQTPDVWPESAAWFIGSAFLTGTLLELSTHPKPGLVTPRSNGAHRDMNLQTFMVSSAAIAPCLYQCAQAGLAHFGAEQALLPVIRGIGSRYERRLLAATNGINTQRGLLFSAGILSGVAGLVMRDRPLADADELFDLTASMTQGLCQRELGTLGDEDPKTAGEKLFRRYGVLGIRGEVEAGFPTVRAAGLPALRSARERAASLPTLLLHTLISLMSTTEDTTVLWRGGLSALDFVREAARRILDLGGAMSDEGMAAIAALDAECIARNISPGGSADLLAITVGVDALLGGHLPSPIAVVHTPDGAPAL
- a CDS encoding HutP family protein, whose amino-acid sequence is MDINPDRIGKVAIMAAISSREEEDLFKDYIYQNTHLRIGVTFVSGIRTDVVKSFIKSLVACALQSKVIRHRSNEIHGVIHAGLECLNGVSSHVAAESSMKLKIAMVSDGRWIAIAAHGESAFHPETNHERMGFGVMHL
- the amt gene encoding ammonium transporter — translated: MRIFLSAISVLLFAGGGVLAAEPDGLAARVAALEAALEVQQTNANHVWTLTAAALVLLMQIGFLFLEAGMVRSKNAINVAQKNVTDFFLSVALFYLIGFSVMFGPSIGFVGMPTTVAFFEGLDAWTYTFFVFQAVFVGTAATIVSGAVAERMKFSGYLAMTGVVALVIYPVFGHWAWGNLLITDNAPWLAAAGFIDFAGSTVVHSVGGWTGLAGIIVLGARLGRFDETGKPRTIHGHSMVLTASGALILLVGWIGFNGGSTTAASTDIARIVANTVIAAATGGVVGLVLGRWHDGNYIPARSINGMLAGLVGITAGCAVVDAHGAMAIGALTAVLVLLAEEAILRILKLDDVVGAVAVHGVGGALGTLFAAVFALDAYLVPGGRMAQILVQLEGIAACFAWSFTFAFLVFKAVDMTMGLRVSAEEEIQGLNAAEHGASLGTGALQEVLHKMTRVDRDLTHRLDDTTGDETAEIAQILNPFLDEIQVLVADISRQANAVTETSRSLAGVSHGFVDGAEKVTDGTTSMSDQSTALAGRTTNVVAITEEMRVESGRVASATRAMSDDIRAVADTIGALAGSVREISGSAGEAREVAAKANSLADSAQTTMNSLVEMSSQIEEMVSLIDAVSSQTNLLALNATIEAARAGEAGRGFAIVASEVKALAHQTQTATEEIRSRVETMRSGSDRARLSIDEVREIIEVMNATMGTIADAARSHVDEAGEAARRTADVTGQVNAVLGGVEGIVANVGRIAEFAHDVSDSAERSTEHARLLQSEATASLGGARSVKTAAEDLGGVAARLKTAVEAYKVG